A DNA window from Drosophila biarmipes strain raj3 chromosome 2R, RU_DBia_V1.1, whole genome shotgun sequence contains the following coding sequences:
- the LOC108036446 gene encoding EH domain-binding protein 1 isoform X2, with protein MASVWKRLQRNFKRAAKFQFTASYHDLHLETTAKWRPSNLSIVWTRRSRRVASAPLPWEPDMMNPLVGNICWPVPDNHTISVTLFKDPRTHELEDKDWTFVIEDVTPMGKKRVLANASINMRKYASVESTQQSFTLTLKPVSKKITAASLELTISCVFLREGKATDEDMQSVVSMMSVNNNDVAPLDDLEDIPDFDNCSEITDFTQQLKHLTISLNGCIDLDTPQSVPSLSEDPTPLAESINQLHFELEADGKGEAANKMDSSTATGATGGLSSASADESLKTPNGLQPLVDSTPIKTPGEVKSPPKQTPAGPSRSKTIETFDKMVTSTPLEPKVSADNAKPKKKRALFFSEKEDEQDLRVTSLKEESGDNSTKKELPKEDSKSSKEASSVVVVPPSTKRPELQPLNLKKSYEPSSPTPAPAPAPASVINESTGSQSGLSTSGPQNNSLKPVEKIVLKTNTPGQDLLEWCKEVTKDYPNVKVTNLTTSWRNGMAFCAIIHHFAPELIDMSQLSAHDVVGNCRIAFDAAESLGIPRVIEPREMNMLTVPDKLGVMTYLHQLRAHFTGKQLKIEQIGSTADESSYVIGDYMSDNLSQSRITFSHPKSLLLHQNSIDEEIHGLNKPEPLSPTKKKDVKNQILNNSKNILDKVMSPTKDKNSINASQHANQSSVLSSQTPPPPQEEALDEAPPGGGKENISKNVIDPQAASRILTRHKLMSEKAKLMMEKLKLYNTSEANDEDRQARLREQARRLILETRVRSGGSIESPTSPTRPKLERTISPIHNGAEEFYLEQSKKLEAKEPGSPSHRLSDLKGLGVNGSPLQSFHAIVERVSPKHEKKGDKLSYIESELEALEREQEAIDQKASSLEAKLRAVMGGNPKTEETEEQLLSQWFTLVNKKNALLRRQMQLNILEQEKDLERKHTMLNQELRAAQSVEDWRKTEVQREKERLLLEELMTIVDKRDQLVQHLHNQEIAIEDDQEIARELEHVDISEKDKCVLQ; from the exons ATGGCCAGCGTGTGGAAGCGATTGCAGCGCAATTTCAAGCGCGCCGCCAAATTCCAGTTCACCGCCTCGTACCACGATCTGCATCTGGAAACCACCGCCAAGTG GCGGCCGTCGAACCTCTCCATCGTGTGGACCAGGCGATCTAGACGAGTGGCCAGTGCGCCGCTGCCATGGGAGCCGGACATGATGAATCCCCTGGTGGGCAACATTTGCTGGCCAGTGCCCGACAATCACACCATTTCGGTGACCCTGTTCAAGGATCCGCGGACGCACGAGCTGGAGGACAAGGACTGGACGTTTGTCATCGAAGAT GTCACACCCATGGGCAAGAAACGCGTCCTGGCCAATGCCAGCATCAATATGAGGAAGTATGCCAGCGTGGAGTCCACTCAGCAGAGCTTTACCCTGACCCTGAAGCCGGTCTCCAAGAAGATAACGGCCGCCAGTCTGGAACTCACTATAAGCTGTGTGTTCCTAAGGGAAGGAAAGGCCAC CGATGAGGACATGCAGAGCGTGGTCTCCATGATGTCCGTGAACAACAACGATGTGGCGCCCCTGGATGACTTGGAGGACATTCCCGACTTCGACAATTGCAGTGAGATCACCGACTTCACCCAGCAACTGAAGCATTTGACCATAAGCCTCAATGGCTGCATTGATCTGGACACCCCCCAAAGTG TACCTTCGTTATCTGAAGATCCAACTCCGTTGGCCGAGTCCATTAATCAATTGCATTTTGAACTAGAAGCCGACGGCAAGGGCGAAGCCGCCAACAAGATGGACTCGAGCACGGCCACCGGAGCAACCGGTGGTCTTAGTAGTGCCAGTGCCGACGAGTCCCTCAAAACTCCCAATGGACTGCAGCCGCTGGTGGACAGCACGCCCATTAAGACACCTGGCGAGGTGAAGTCGCCTCCGAAGCAAACCCCTGCGGGGCCCTCGCGCTCGAAAACCATCGAGACCTTCGACAAAATGGTCACCTCAACGCCCCTGGAACCCAAAGTCAGCGCAGATAATGCCAAGCCAAAGAAGAAAAGGGCTCTCTTCTTCAGCGAGAAGGAGGATGAGCAGGACTTGAGGGTGACGAGTCTCAAGGAGGAGAGTGGCGACAACAGCACCAAAAAGGAGTTGCCTAAAGAGGACAGCAAGTCCTCTAAGGAGGCCTCATCTGTGGTGGTGGTTCCGCCGAGCACCAAGCGCCCCGAGCTGCAGCCCCTGAATCTGAAGAAGAGCTACGAACCCTCGAGCCCGACCCCTGCTCCCGCACCCGCACCCGCATCTGTGATAAACGAATCCACTGGATCGCAGTCGGGCCTGAGTACCTCTGGCCCGCAGAACAACAGCCTGAAGCCCGTGGAGAAGATCGTGCTGAAGACGAACACGCCCGGGCAGGATCTGCTGGAGTGGTGCAAGGAAGTTACCAAAGACTACCCCAACGTGAAGGTCACCAACCTGACGACCAGCTGGCGCAACGGCATGGCCTTCTGCGCCATCATTCATCACTTTGCGCCCGAGCTCAT TGACATGTCCCAGCTGAGCGCCCATGATGTGGTGGGCAACTGTCGCATTGCCTTTGATGCGGCGGAATCTTTGGGGATACCCCGGGTGATCGAGCCGCGGGAAATGAATATGCTGACTGTGCCGGACAAGTTGGGCGTGATGACCTATTTGCATCAGCTGAGGGCGCATTTCACCGGCAAGCAGCTGAAAATTGAGCAAATTG GATCCACGGCGGATGAGTCGAGCTACGTGATTGGAGACTATATGTCGGACAATTTGTCGCAGAGTCGCATCACCTTTTCGCACCCGAAGTCTTTGCTGCTGCATCAGAACTCCATCGACGAGGAGATCCACGGACTCAACAAGCCAGAGCCACTCTCGCCCACTAAGAAGAAGGATGTGAAGAATCAGATTCTGAACAACTCGAAGAACATACTGGACAAGGTGATGTCGCCCACCAAGGACAAGAACTCGATCAACGCGTCGCAGCACGCCAATCAGTCGTCGGTGCTCAGCAGCCAGACACCGCCTCCGCCGCAGGAGGAGGCCCTGGACGAAGCTCCTCCAGGGGGAGGCAAGGAGAACATCTCCAAGAACGTCATAGATCCCCAGGCGGCCAGT CGAATCCTAACGCGCCACAAGCTGATGAGCGAGAAAGCCAAGCTGATGATGGAAAAGCTAAAGCTTTACAATACCAGCGAGGCGAACGAC GAGGATCGACAGGCGCGCCTGCGGGAACAGGCTCGTCGCCTCATCCTGGAGACGCGTGTGCGGAGCGGCGGCTCCATCGAGAGTCCCACCAGCCCCACGAGGCCCAAGCTGGAGCGCACCATCTCGCCCATCCACAACGGAGCCGAGGAGTTCTACCTGGAGCAGTCCAAGAAGCTGGAAGCCAAGGAGCCGGGCAGTCCTAGTCATAGGTTAAGTGATCTGAAGGGCCTGGGAGTGAATGGCAGTCCCCTGCAGTCCTTCCACGCGATCGTGGAGCGCGTCTCACCAAAGCACGAGAAGAAG GGTGACAAGCTGTCCTACATCGAGTCGGAGCTGGAGGCCCTGGAGCGGGAGCAGGAGGCCATCGACCAGAAGGCCAGCAGCCTGGAGGCCAAGCTGCGCGCCGTGATGGGCGGCAATCCAA AGACCGAGGAAACGGAGGAGCAGTTGCTATCGCAATGGTTCACGCTGGTCAACAAGAAGAACGCACTTCTCCGGCGACAAATGCAGCTGAACATTCT CGAACAAGAGAAAGATTTGGAGCGAAAGCATACAATGCTGAACCAGGAGCTGCGGGCGGCGCAATCTGTGGAGGACTGGCGCAAGACGGAAGTGCAGCGGGAGAAGGAGCGGCTGCTGCTCGAGGAGCTGATGACGATTGTGGACAAGCGTGACCAGTTGGTGCAGCATCTGCACAACCAGGAGATTGC GATCGAGGACGACCAGGAGATCGCGAGGGAACTGGAGCACGTGGACATCAGCGAAAAAGACAAATGTGTTCTTCAATAG